The genome window ACACTCCATACGATAATTATTTTGCTTCAATATTGGGGAATCACAACTACTTTATGTTAATTATGTGAGTTAGCTCACAGAATTACTTTAGTATCTGAAGAAATTAGCGGAAAAGAGGATAAAAATGAACCAAGTTATTCACTATCACTGGATTGATTCAAATGAACAGCTATTGGAAGTTTGTGAAAAAGCGACTAAGAAAACAGCTGTTGCATTGGATACCGAATTTATTCGCACCCGTTCATATTATCCTAAATTAGGGTTGATTCAATTATTTGACGGAGAGCAAGTCAGTTTGATCGATCCGAACACGATCTCAGATTTTGATCCTTTCATAAAATTATTAGCAAATCAGCAGGTTGTAAAAGTATTGCACGCTTGTAGCGAAGATCTCGAAGTCTTTCAACACAGATTCAAGCAATTGCCAACACCACTCGTTGATACGCAAATTATGGCTGGGTTTGCTGGATTAGGCGTATCAATAGGCTTCGCCAAATTAGTTTCGCATTATCTTAATATTGAACTAGATAAAGGTGCTTCGAGAACAGATTGGTTGGCAAGACCTTTAACACCGGAACAATTACAATATCTTTGCGGCGGATGTATGGTATTTGTTACCGGCTTTTCGTGATTTAGTGGCGACCTTAGATGCGACCCCGTGGCAAAATGCGGTGGAACAAGAATGTCAGATGCTATTGGATAAACGACTGCGACAAACTGATCCGAATAAGGCATATAAAGAGATTGCAAATGCTTGGCGTTTAACACCACCGCAGTTAGCCATCTTACAAGTGTTGGCGAAATGGCGTATCGAAGAGGCTGAAAAGCGTGATTTGGCATTAAATTTTGTGGTAAAAGAGCAAAATTTATTTGAGATTGCGAAATTACAGCCTAAACATACTTCTCAATTACTTGAGTTTATGCACCCTAATGAAGTAAGGATTCACGGTAAGAAATTATTATTATTGGTAGAGCAAGGCAAGGCGGTATTAGCTGAAAATTATCCGCCTGTGATTGTTCGATTAGTAGATGAAGTTGGTTATAAGCATAAACTTAAAGCAATGCGACAAAAATTAAGTGAAATTCAACCGCCTAATCTTGCTCCGGAATTACTTGCTAGCAAACGACAACTTAATCAATTATTTAGTTGGTTTCAAAAAGGACAGAATAGTGAAAGATTGCCGGAATTATTAATTGGTTGGCGTAGAGAGTTCGGTTTGCAACTGATGAAAGTATTATCGTAAGCGGTCAAAATTTCTGATTATTTGCAAGTGAGATAGACCAATAAGATTAAACATTGTACAATTATGCCATAGAACAAAATACTGGAAAGACTAGAAAATGGAACATAAAAAACTACCTAAAGCTCTCGATGCCATCGATTTAAAAATCTTAAATGAGCTACAACGTAACGGGAAAATCTCTAATATTGAGTTATCTAAGCGAGTTGGATTATCGCCGACACCATGTTTAGAACGTGTGAAACGTTTGGAAAAGCAAAATGTCATTATGGGTTATCGTGCCTTGCTTAACCCGGAATTATTAGAAGCACCATTATTAGTGATTGTGGAAATTACCTTAGTAAGAGGTAAACCGGACGTATTTGAGGAATTTAACCGAGCGGTACAACAACTGGATGAGATTTAAGAGTGCCATTTAGTATCGGGTGATTTTGATTATTTGTTGAAAACACGTGTGGCGGATATGGTCGCCTATCGTAAATTATTAGGCACAACATTGTTACGTTTACCGGGTGTAAACGATACACGTACCTATGTAGTTATGGAAGAAGTCAAACAAACTAACTATCTTTTACTAAAATAAGGAGTTATGGGTGATCGAAAGATTTAAACCACGATTAAAAGGTAAAGAAAATCTGATTAACCTTGCATTTATATTAGTAGGGTTATTCGGATTATATTTGATCGTGGCGTGGGCAAGTTATAGCCCATTAGATAATGCGTGGAGTGTCGGTAGTAGTGTGACTGAACTTGAGGTCTTAAATAAAACCGGTGCGTTCGGTGCTTGGTTTGTTGATTTACTTTACGCATTTCTAGGGAAAGTTGCCTTTATTATCCCCTTTGCATTGCTTGGGGTATCGGCATATACATTGATATTTAGTACAGCAAACGATTGGACATTAAAACGATTTCTTTTACGTATTGCCAGCTTTAGTTTATTCGTTATCGGATTAGCTGGGCTTTCTAGTGTTGTTTTCTCAAATAACGCCTATTATTTATCCGGTGGATTTATTGGTGGCTTATTTCAAACAATTTTAGGGGAAACTCTCGGTCAGTTTGGTGCGTTATTAATTGCAATGCTTTGTATTGCAGTCGGCTTTTATTTCTGTTCAGGTCAGTCTTTATTACCGTTATTCGCACAATTCTATGATTGGATTGTGGCAAAAGATGAGAAGTCTGTGGAGGTAGAAACGACGGAATTGCAAGAAAATAGAGAAAATATACCGCCTGTAAATACAAGTCATTTAGAGCATTCCTCGGTCTTTACGACTCATAATACAATGACAGCAGATGCAGAAGGGTTTACTGATCCATCTAACTTTAGTAAACCGAATATTAGTGGTTTAAGAAGCCATAACGAAAATCAAGATACATCGGAATCGCTTACTAACCCGGCAATGTTTAAAGTAGAGAAGGAATTGGATTTACCTAAAATTAATATTCAGGGACTTGATACGACACCGACATTAGAGCCTCAGTTTGAAGCACCTATCTCAGTGGCTAATGTGGAATTACCTAAGATTCGTTTGCACTCGGAGCAAGCTGAAAGTAAGTTAGAACCGCTGGAGCAAGAGGATACAGAGAAAGAACTTATTTCGGAAACGCTTGAACAAGAAGATGAAGCAACGGTTATGGAATTTCAACCAACTCTTGTTGAAATGCCGGATTTTATCAAAGAAGTTAAACCTACCGTACGTCTTCAACCGATTGAGGAAATCAATCAATTGCACATGGAGCCGGAAAGTGATATTGAAATCGATTCCGATACGGACTATGAAGCAGAATTGGCAAGAGAGTTTGAATTAGCGGAACAAGCTCGTTTGGCAGAAATGGAACGTCGGGCTAAATCACAAGGTTTAGAGCAAACATTTGAACAAATTGTTAATCATCAGCCAGAGTCAAAAGTTGTTCAGGATATTGTCGTACCGAATGTAGTAACAGACACGGTTACGCAAAAAACGGAAACGGTAGCAACACCGAATTATCCAAAAGGCTATGGTGATACATTAATACACCCGTTATTACAACGTAACCACGTGATAGAGAAGCCAACCACGCCGTTACCGACGTTAGATTTATTGGATGAATCACCTCGTCAAACGCAACAAATTACCGAACAGGAAATTGTTGATACTTCTCATCGTTTGGAAAGTGCATTAGCAAACTATGGCGTGAAAGCAACGGTTGAAGATGTATTAGTCGGTCCGGTTGTGACTCGTTATGAAATTAAGCCGGTCGCCGGTGTTAAAGCGACGAAAGTCGTTGGTTTAGCCAGCGATCTTGCTCGTGAATTAATGTTTAAGGCGATTCGTATTACAGAAGTTGTACCGGGTAAGCCTTATATGGGTATCGAAACGCCAAATAAACATCGAGAAACGGTATGGTTACGTGATGTTTTGAATAGTGACGCGTTTCGCAATAGTAAAGCAACCTTGCCAATGGCTCTCGGTAAGGATATTAGTGGTGAACCGATTGTAGTCGATATGGCCAAAATGCCTCATTTACTTGTTGCCGGTCAAACCGGTGGTGGTAAATCAGTGGGTGTTAATACCATGATTTTGAGTTTGTTATTCAAACTTTCTCCGGAACAAGTACGTTTTATTATGATCGACCCGAAAGTGGTTGAGCTTTCTATTTATAATGATATTCCACATTTATTAACGCCGGTTGTCACCGATATGAAAAAAGCGACAAATGCTTTACGTTGGGCGGTAGAAGAAATGGAACGCCGTTATTTATTAGTCAGCCATTTAAGTGTGCGTAATATTGAAGGTTACAATGATAAAATTGACCAAGCAAATGCAATGAATTTCCCTATTCCTGATCCAACTTGGCGTCCGGGCGATTCAATGGATCAACTGCCTCCTGCATTAGAAAAACTAAGCTATATTGTACTGATTGTAGATGAGTTTGCAGATTTAATGATGTCTGCCGGCAAGGAAGTTGAAGAATATATTATGCGTATTGCTCAGAAAGCACGAGCAGTCGGAATCCATTTAATTCTTGCAACACAACGTCCTTCTACGGATGTCATTACTGGGGTGATTAAAGCGAATATTCCAAGCCGTATTGCCTTTACCGTCGCAAGCCAAATTGACTCGCGTACGATTTTAGATGCAGGCGGCGCTGAAGCATTATTAGGTCGTGGCGATATGCTATATTCGGGTGCAGGCAGTCCAGATATTATTCGTGTTCACGGTGCATTTATGAGCGATGAAGACGTACAACGTGTGGCGGATAACTGGCGTGCAAGAGGTAAACCGCAATATTTAGAAAGTATTGTTGCCTCGGTTGAAGACTCGGAAGGTTCGGATCGTATGAGCGGATCGAGCGATTTAGATCCGTTATTTGATGAAATTGTCGAATTTGTAGTTGAAAGCGGAGTCACTTCGATTAGTGGTATCCAACGTCGTTTCTCACTAGGTTTTAACCGTGCGGCACGTATTGTAGACCAAATGGAAGCACAAGGGATTCTTTCGGAACAAGGAAAAAATGGGAAACGTGAAATTTTAGCAAGATAAATAGCGACAATGTAACGTTTTGCTTTAAACAAGCGGTTGAATTTCCTGAAAACTTTACAAGTTTTGGAGGAAATTTAACCGCTTTTTCGCTTTATACGGATGTTATAAATTACTTGTAGGATAGATGGCGATATTCATATAAAATTAATATTGTATTTTTACTCTAGTAAGGAAAATGGAATGCGTTTAGATAATGAAAGAGAAAGCTCGAATGTGGAAGATAGACGTGGGCAGTCAGGTTATGGTCGCCGTGCTTCGGGCGGACGAGCGAAAGGCGGTATTTTAGGGTTTATTATCGTATTAGTCGGAGCCTATTATGGTGTTGATTTAACCGGTTTAATGGGGTATGGCGATTCATCGTCTTATCAGCAACAGCAAACCACACAGGTGAAAACCTCCTCAGAAGAAACCGAATTAAATACAATTGCCCGCAAAGTGTTATATACAACAGAACGTATATGGGGAGATTATTTTAAACAAAATGGTTTAACTTATCGAGAGCCTAAATTAGTGCTGTATCGTGGTGTGACACATACGGCTTGTGGTACGGGACAATCAGCAATGGGCCCGTTTTACTGTCCGGCGGATCAAAAAGTTTATCTGGATTTATCATTTTATGATGATATGAAATCACAACTAAAAGCATCTGGTGATTTTGCGTTTGCTTATGTGATCGCACACGAAGTTGGGCATCACGTGCAAAATTTATTAGGCATTAGTGAACAAACTCAAAAGGCACAACGTAACGCTCGTAATCAGGTCATGCTAATAAAATCTCTGTGAATGTTGAGTTACAAGCCGACTGTTTTGCCGGTGTTTGGGGCTACCAAATTCAGAAAGAAGGAAAATTGGAAGCTGGTGATGTGGAAGAAGCATTTATTGCTTCACAGGCGGTTGGCGATGATCGTCTGCAAAAACAAGCACAAGGTTATGTTGTGCCGGATAGCTTTACTCACGGCTCATCTGCTGAACGTCTAGCTTGGTTCCGTAAAGGCTTACAATCAGGTAATCCTGCGGTTTGTAATACATTTTCAGTGCGTTAATTTTTATAAGTGTGAATCTTTGTACTAGTAAAATAGTTCAAAAATCATTTGACTTCATTTTATAATTCCATTACTTTAGATTCAATTAACTACATAAAATAATAAGAGAGCACACAATGTCTTACAAAAATGATGATTTACGTATTACCAATATCGAACAACTTTTACCGCCGGTTGCATTATTAGAACGTTTTCCTGCAAGTGAAGTAGCGGCTGAAACTGTGGAAAAAGCTCGTCAAGCGATTCATAAAATTATTCACGGGGCAGATGATCGCCTGTTAGTTGTGATTGGACCTTGTTCTATTCATGATCCTAAAGCGGCATTAGAATATGCACAACGTATCAAAGCCCTTCGAGCTAATCCCCAAATTAACCAAAATCTTGAAGTTGTGATGCGAGTATATTTTGAAAAACCGCGTACTACGGTTGGTTGGAAAGGTTTAATCAATGATCCGTATTTAAACGAAACTTATGCGTTAAATGACGGTTTGCGTATCGCCCGTAAAGTCTTATCGGATATTAATGATTTAACTGTACCAGCGACCAGTGAGTTTTTAGATATGATCACGCCGCAATATATGGCAGACTTTATGAGTTGGGGAGCGATTGGAGCAAGAACGACCGAATCGCAAGTACATCGTGAATTGGCTTCCGGTTTATCTTGTGCGGTGGGTTTTAAAAATGCAACGAACGGTGGTGTAAAAATTGCATTGGATGCGATTGGTGCGGCAGAAGCGCCACACCATTTCTTATCCGTAACGAAATTTGGCCATTCTGCGATTGTTTCGACCGCCGGTAATCCGGATTGCCATATTATTTTACGTGGTGGAGATAATGGTACGAATTATGATGCGGAATCTGTAGCGAAAGTTTGTGCAGATATTGAGAAATCCGGTCGCCGTCCGCACGTGATGATCGATTTTAGTCACGCAAATAGTCAAAAACAATTTAAACGCCAAATGGATGTGTGTGCTGATGTATGCCAACAAATTGCGAATGGATCAGAATTTATTTCAGGCGTAATGATTGAAAGTCATTTAGTTGAAGGTCGTCAAGATTTAGGCGATGGTAATTTAGCTAATTTAGTATATGGTCAGAGCGTTACGGATGCGTGTATTGGCTGGGAAGATAGTGAAAAAGCGTTATTCGCCTTAGCCGATGCCGTTGAACAACGCCGTGCTAAACGTGCATAATCACTAAATAAGCAATATCAGAAACACGGAAATAATAGGCTTTGCAAATGTTTTGTAAAATAGACCGCTTATTTCCGTGTTTTCTCTCGTTTTAAGGTAATAAACTAATGAATAAAACAATTCTTGCTATTGATACGGCGACTGAGGCTTGTTCCGTAGCATTATTACATAATGGGGAAATGACTTCGTTAGATGAATTAAGCCCGAGAACACATACGCAAAGAATTTTGCCAATGATTGATGAGTTATTAACCAAAGCAGATATTTCGCTTAAACAAGTCGATAAATTGGCATTTGGGAGAGGTCCGGGTAGTTTTACCGGCGTACGTGTCGGTATCGGTGTCGCTCAAGGATTAGCAATGGGGGCTGAGTTACCTGTTGTACCTATTTCAAATTTAGTTGCAATGGCACAGGCGACTTATCGGGAAATAGGGGCAGATAAAGTTGTTGCACTCATTGATGCTCGTATGAATGAGGTTTATTTCGCTCAATATGAAAAAGCTGAAACAGGTTGGAAAATGGTTGTTACAGAACAAGTTTGTTCACCTGAAAAGGCGATTGCTCAAATACAATTAGCAGAAGGATTAGTTGTGGTGGGGACCGGCTGGCAGGCATATCCACAGTTTGCAGAAGCTGATTTAGCAATTTTCGTGACCGATATTCATCTCCCTTCGGCTAAATATATGTTGGAGCTTGCACAAGAAACAACGCAAACCTTCTCAGCTTTAGAGATTGAGCCGGTCTATTTGCGTAATGAAGTGACTTGGGAAAAATTGCCTCATAAACGCTAATAAAATAAGCGGTTAAATTTGCAGGAAATTTTGCAAATTTAACCGCTTATCACTTATATACGACCTAACTTTTGTTTATAGTGGTAGCGACATACTGAAAGATATTTATCATTTCCGCCAATCTGAATTTGATCACCATCCGATACTGCTTCACCGTTTTCATTCATTCGAATAACGAAATTGGCCTTCTTACCGCAATCACAGATTGTTTTGAGTTCTTGCAACTCATCAGCCCAAGCCAATAGATATTGGCTACCTTCAAAAAGTTCTGCTTGGAAATCGGTACGCAAACCATAGCAGAGTACCGGCACTCTGAGTTTATCCACGACATCAGTTAATTGATAAACTTGCTCTCTCGTTAGAAATTGGGCTTCATCAATTAAGATACAATGCAATTTTTGCTGTTGATAAGCTAATGCTATCTCCTCAAACAAATTTGTATTCGGTTGGAATAATTGTGCTTCTTGCGAAATACCGATGCGTGAACTGACTTTACCTATGCCATAGCGGTCATCAATCGTCGCCGTATAGACTAAGGTATTCATACCTCGCTCTTGATAATTATAAGAGGATTGGAGCAGAGTGGTTGATTTCCCTGCATTCATTGAAGAGTAATAAAAGTAGAGTTTTGCCATAATCTTACACAAATAAAAAACGGCTAATACGCATTAGCCGTTCTGCAAAGAAGGAAAGTTATACGTTGTCGATTTGACCTAAAAGTGAACGTAAACGGTCTTGGAAACTTTGTTGTTCAGACTTTAATTGTTCGTATTCTTGGCGTAATGTTTCTTTTTCTTGTGCTACAGTATTATTTTTTTCTTTTAATTCTTCAACTTCTAATTGAAGTAATTGAATAGTTTCTACTGCTTGTTTAATTTTTTCTTCAAGTTGGTCAAGAACTGATAATGACATAATGGAATTTCCTCTTAAAAATAAATAAGTAAAGTGTAAGAATTATAACTCAGTTAGGCATTGATTTCATTGAAAAGTTCACGCATTTTGGCATTTTTCTTCATTTGGCGATTTTTTAGTAACGAAACCGATTGCGAGCTGATAAAATGTAAATAATTTTAGTCATTATAAGGAAGATAAGATGAAACGTGCTATCTCTTTTGAGTTTTCTCGAGTTACGGAAGCGTACGCTTTAGTCGCCTATGATTGGATTGGGCGAGGCGATAAAAATGCGGCGGACGATGCGGCGGTAAAGGCAATGCGTTTAGTATTGAATAAAATGGAGATCCGCGGAGAAATCGTGATTGGCGAGGGGGAAATTGACGAAGCTCCTATGCTGTATATTGGGGAAAAAGTTGGGCGTTCTGATCCACAAGATATAGAAGTAGCGATTGCGGTTGACCCGATTGACGGTACTCGTATGACGGCAATGGGGCAGTCCGGTGCATTAGCGGTATTGGCGGCAGGCAGTAAAGACAGCTTTTTACAAGCTCCGGATATGTATATGGAAAAACTGGTTGTAGATAGTGAGGCGAAAGGTATGATTGATCTCACTTTACCGCTTGAACAAAATATTCGCCGTGTTGCTTCTAAAAAGGGTAAATTATTAACACAAATGACAGTTGCAATTTTAGCGAAACCACGTCACGATGACATTATTAAAACAGTACAGAAATTAGGAGTAAAAGTGATGGCAATTCCTGACGGCGATGTGGCAACCGCCGTGCAATGCTGTCTGCCTGATAGTGACTTGGATTTAGTTTATGGGATTGGTGGTGCACCGGAAGGTGTTGTAGCGGCAGCTGCATGGTACGTGCTTTAGGTGGCGATATGCAAGGACGTTTAATTCCACGCAATCAGGTCAAAGGAAATTCGCCGGAAAATCTTTCCGTCGCTGAAAAAGAAATCTCTCGTTGTACAGAAATGAATGTGCCAGTTAATAAAGTATTGAAGCTGGAAGATTTGGTACATGATGATCATGTGTTATTTGTCGCAACTGGTATTACTACTGGCGATTTATTAAAAGGTGTACAACGTAAGGGCAGTATGATGTTTACTGAAACATTGTTAATTCGTGGTCGCTCCCGTACGATTCGTAAATTAGCCTCTTATCACGATATTTCTCGTTTATCAGAAGATTAATCATAAAAAAGTCGTATCATTTCTGATACGACTTTTCATTTATGAGCTGATTAAGCAGGATTATCGATATCAATAAATTCCACATCCAAGCCATATTCTTGTGCGAGCCATTCACCTAATGCTTTTACCCCATCTCGTTCCGTTGCGTGATGTCCGCAAGCATAGTAATAAATGCCTTGCTCTCGAGCCGAGTGGGTGGTCTGTTCCGAAATTTCGCCGGAAATAAACGCATCACAACCTTTGCTTGCCGCTAAGTCAATATAACCCTGTCCGCCACCGGTACAGATCCCAATTTTTCGAATTAATTTATGCGGATAGTCAACAATAAATTCATCACATAAAATGGGTTTACGGTTAAGCACTTGTTCAATACGATTCGCTA of Actinobacillus arthritidis contains these proteins:
- a CDS encoding DNA translocase FtsK, translating into MIERFKPRLKGKENLINLAFILVGLFGLYLIVAWASYSPLDNAWSVGSSVTELEVLNKTGAFGAWFVDLLYAFLGKVAFIIPFALLGVSAYTLIFSTANDWTLKRFLLRIASFSLFVIGLAGLSSVVFSNNAYYLSGGFIGGLFQTILGETLGQFGALLIAMLCIAVGFYFCSGQSLLPLFAQFYDWIVAKDEKSVEVETTELQENRENIPPVNTSHLEHSSVFTTHNTMTADAEGFTDPSNFSKPNISGLRSHNENQDTSESLTNPAMFKVEKELDLPKINIQGLDTTPTLEPQFEAPISVANVELPKIRLHSEQAESKLEPLEQEDTEKELISETLEQEDEATVMEFQPTLVEMPDFIKEVKPTVRLQPIEEINQLHMEPESDIEIDSDTDYEAELAREFELAEQARLAEMERRAKSQGLEQTFEQIVNHQPESKVVQDIVVPNVVTDTVTQKTETVATPNYPKGYGDTLIHPLLQRNHVIEKPTTPLPTLDLLDESPRQTQQITEQEIVDTSHRLESALANYGVKATVEDVLVGPVVTRYEIKPVAGVKATKVVGLASDLARELMFKAIRITEVVPGKPYMGIETPNKHRETVWLRDVLNSDAFRNSKATLPMALGKDISGEPIVVDMAKMPHLLVAGQTGGGKSVGVNTMILSLLFKLSPEQVRFIMIDPKVVELSIYNDIPHLLTPVVTDMKKATNALRWAVEEMERRYLLVSHLSVRNIEGYNDKIDQANAMNFPIPDPTWRPGDSMDQLPPALEKLSYIVLIVDEFADLMMSAGKEVEEYIMRIAQKARAVGIHLILATQRPSTDVITGVIKANIPSRIAFTVASQIDSRTILDAGGAEALLGRGDMLYSGAGSPDIIRVHGAFMSDEDVQRVADNWRARGKPQYLESIVASVEDSEGSDRMSGSSDLDPLFDEIVEFVVESGVTSISGIQRRFSLGFNRAARIVDQMEAQGILSEQGKNGKREILAR
- the zapB gene encoding cell division protein ZapB → MSLSVLDQLEEKIKQAVETIQLLQLEVEELKEKNNTVAQEKETLRQEYEQLKSEQQSFQDRLRSLLGQIDNV
- the aroG gene encoding 3-deoxy-7-phosphoheptulonate synthase AroG, with amino-acid sequence MSYKNDDLRITNIEQLLPPVALLERFPASEVAAETVEKARQAIHKIIHGADDRLLVVIGPCSIHDPKAALEYAQRIKALRANPQINQNLEVVMRVYFEKPRTTVGWKGLINDPYLNETYALNDGLRIARKVLSDINDLTVPATSEFLDMITPQYMADFMSWGAIGARTTESQVHRELASGLSCAVGFKNATNGGVKIALDAIGAAEAPHHFLSVTKFGHSAIVSTAGNPDCHIILRGGDNGTNYDAESVAKVCADIEKSGRRPHVMIDFSHANSQKQFKRQMDVCADVCQQIANGSEFISGVMIESHLVEGRQDLGDGNLANLVYGQSVTDACIGWEDSEKALFALADAVEQRRAKRA
- the tsaB gene encoding tRNA (adenosine(37)-N6)-threonylcarbamoyltransferase complex dimerization subunit type 1 TsaB — protein: MNKTILAIDTATEACSVALLHNGEMTSLDELSPRTHTQRILPMIDELLTKADISLKQVDKLAFGRGPGSFTGVRVGIGVAQGLAMGAELPVVPISNLVAMAQATYREIGADKVVALIDARMNEVYFAQYEKAETGWKMVVTEQVCSPEKAIAQIQLAEGLVVVGTGWQAYPQFAEADLAIFVTDIHLPSAKYMLELAQETTQTFSALEIEPVYLRNEVTWEKLPHKR
- a CDS encoding thymidine kinase, encoding MAKLYFYYSSMNAGKSTTLLQSSYNYQERGMNTLVYTATIDDRYGIGKVSSRIGISQEAQLFQPNTNLFEEIALAYQQQKLHCILIDEAQFLTREQVYQLTDVVDKLRVPVLCYGLRTDFQAELFEGSQYLLAWADELQELKTICDCGKKANFVIRMNENGEAVSDGDQIQIGGNDKYLSVCRYHYKQKLGRI